From the genome of Nitrospirota bacterium, one region includes:
- a CDS encoding VCBS repeat-containing protein encodes MNLPIRFKQFGKKKGLAAMIGLVFLAACGPTDFPHSPRSNGLRNVPFVDTYNFGFKTGGTPIQNPEGNLLIVSATDARNLLFAANIPVRKGTAVISGVVRTKEGSPVKDVLILATDRQGNPVGDLFYNSFAAIPDFVQFSGTTENGGFTIFNVPPGEIYLKAAGGGRGNSQLIAFPNSVSAMTMEVDPVLVVPIQSVAEIREISEAPPASAVQIFLEGGAGDSSPLIPLAVTDPLSGSAKFVSRSEGIYLVRLVSQGYVDTYQSMVTGRAGLANGATVLTHFFKILSVSDKMKWSGGISSPLIQGSGILAGRIRQEDQSARPGSVIEGYRADGMKVGQVVYFKAGEPDFSLTGTSNDGRFIIFNLPPGPLFVRVTAEEQTGGPINHYSAAETIYIFPDSATYQDLTLKFIAPPDPLKPADPTCYPVNVSGKVTETNEVTPVVNASLSALGVFFATTGGELATTGSDGSYTVKVPYLVPSSPECKFTVPFSANGNYWVKVSGAGRIDTYQQISLTQGDQKDKNLLSLTAGQLTSYANDSSVQQNPAHGLISGVILDKRTGKTAEGVSLKLKDLSGVEKGSIRYFSLDGTPSQLNQSTKDGRYMIYNLPPDIYQISISSEDDSGDIPAITFAGGVTFQNLEVNNAANSTVYVTGTPVNFMTDKPLSTTQLNVLGEKNSLISTGTFSGIFSSNGTFTVESHGAGLIDSYHFFVKSLLKETKDVTLHGVLSSDVNSLAGTLGVFLNPSQGIIMGKTVTPEFKLSNQFSLTPGSGNGIAQGFFNEDDLLDFAVIDFSSNSILIYYGNGDGTFRLGQTLKSDPACLPESVSCFAGTGPVAILQIDLNQDKQLDLAVVNQNSGSVAILLGSRKGVFRFHQSVPVGSGPTSIASGDFDRDGFVDLVIGVGGKIPPALSFIYNDKNTNFTLKSTLNLSAPPLSLGVVDIDQDQLLDVLVGTSDSILVLRGIGLPQPGIETYAFPHLTQPPLLLMSDFDGDGKIDAAILDRQRGNLRVYLRNNKIKDIKGNLIDIRFGSPSCYPVACDTANSTTATFSKLIDFNQDGFVDLVVSYANSQIALFPGKGDGTFNPPFYYPSGGLIDTFTLGDVDGNGMVDLIGLSTFSSSVIVLKGENLPLDGVSVSARSMESLDLGTVWYLEPDGSINTMNKRFSTSSGGKFIILNVPSGLAWLRAQGGGAGGEIINVYPNAASILDLSTHPYSPLEVAVSGFVFDSVQTPIGDSKVSFLGASVEAVTGPVKITQTGASDTGGDYEVTLPAHSPYIVKLTRP; translated from the coding sequence TTGAATTTACCTATACGTTTTAAACAATTTGGAAAAAAGAAGGGGCTTGCCGCGATGATAGGTCTTGTTTTTTTAGCGGCGTGCGGCCCGACCGATTTTCCCCATAGTCCGAGATCCAACGGGTTGAGAAACGTTCCCTTTGTCGATACCTATAATTTTGGGTTTAAAACCGGCGGGACACCCATTCAGAATCCCGAGGGGAATCTTCTTATCGTCTCGGCTACGGATGCGAGAAATCTTCTCTTTGCGGCAAATATTCCCGTTCGCAAAGGGACCGCCGTCATCAGCGGGGTTGTCCGGACGAAGGAGGGAAGTCCGGTTAAAGATGTCTTGATTTTAGCGACAGACCGGCAGGGAAATCCTGTGGGAGACCTTTTTTATAACAGTTTTGCCGCCATCCCTGACTTTGTTCAATTTAGCGGGACGACTGAGAATGGCGGATTTACCATTTTTAACGTTCCCCCGGGGGAGATTTACTTAAAAGCCGCGGGGGGGGGGAGAGGAAACAGCCAGTTAATCGCATTTCCAAACAGCGTTTCAGCCATGACGATGGAGGTAGACCCGGTCCTGGTCGTTCCCATTCAATCGGTTGCCGAAATCAGAGAGATCAGTGAAGCGCCGCCCGCTTCGGCGGTTCAAATTTTTCTCGAAGGAGGGGCGGGGGATAGTTCTCCCCTTATTCCGCTGGCTGTGACTGACCCTCTGTCAGGGAGCGCCAAATTTGTTTCCCGGTCCGAAGGGATCTATCTGGTCAGACTGGTCTCACAGGGATATGTGGATACGTATCAATCCATGGTGACCGGTAGAGCGGGGTTGGCCAACGGGGCGACTGTCCTGACCCATTTTTTCAAGATCTTATCCGTGTCAGACAAAATGAAATGGTCCGGCGGAATTTCCTCCCCCCTGATTCAAGGGAGCGGCATTCTGGCAGGACGGATACGGCAGGAGGATCAAAGCGCCCGTCCCGGATCGGTCATCGAAGGGTACAGGGCTGACGGAATGAAGGTTGGACAGGTTGTTTATTTTAAAGCCGGAGAGCCCGATTTCAGCCTGACGGGCACGTCAAATGATGGGCGTTTTATTATTTTTAATCTTCCGCCGGGACCTCTCTTTGTGAGGGTCACCGCCGAAGAACAGACCGGCGGCCCGATCAATCATTACTCCGCGGCAGAAACAATTTACATTTTTCCCGATAGCGCCACGTATCAAGATTTGACTCTAAAATTTATCGCTCCGCCGGATCCCTTAAAACCGGCAGACCCCACCTGCTATCCGGTGAATGTAAGCGGAAAAGTGACCGAAACCAATGAAGTCACTCCGGTTGTGAATGCTTCTCTCTCCGCATTAGGCGTTTTCTTCGCAACAACCGGCGGAGAACTGGCCACCACAGGGAGCGACGGAAGCTATACCGTTAAAGTTCCTTATCTCGTTCCTTCTTCTCCGGAATGCAAATTCACCGTCCCGTTTTCCGCCAATGGAAACTATTGGGTCAAAGTCTCAGGCGCCGGAAGGATTGATACTTATCAGCAGATCAGCTTAACGCAGGGGGATCAGAAAGATAAAAATCTCCTTAGCCTGACCGCCGGTCAGCTGACCTCTTACGCGAATGATTCCAGTGTTCAGCAGAATCCCGCCCACGGATTGATCAGCGGCGTGATTTTAGACAAAAGAACCGGAAAAACCGCTGAAGGGGTTTCTTTAAAATTGAAAGACCTTTCAGGGGTTGAGAAAGGCTCCATCCGTTATTTTTCTTTAGACGGAACTCCGTCTCAATTGAATCAATCCACCAAAGACGGGCGGTACATGATTTACAACCTCCCTCCTGATATTTATCAAATTTCAATTTCCTCAGAGGATGATTCCGGAGATATCCCCGCGATCACCTTTGCCGGCGGAGTCACCTTTCAAAATCTGGAGGTTAATAATGCGGCGAATTCAACGGTTTATGTGACTGGAACCCCTGTTAATTTTATGACGGATAAACCCCTGAGCACGACTCAGTTAAATGTTTTGGGAGAAAAGAACAGTTTGATTTCGACCGGAACTTTTTCCGGAATCTTTTCTTCAAATGGAACGTTTACCGTTGAGTCCCACGGGGCCGGTTTAATCGATTCTTATCACTTTTTTGTCAAGAGTTTATTAAAAGAAACTAAAGATGTCACTCTCCATGGCGTCCTTTCGAGCGACGTCAACAGTCTGGCGGGGACTCTGGGAGTTTTCCTCAACCCGTCGCAAGGGATCATCATGGGAAAAACCGTGACCCCGGAGTTTAAACTTTCTAATCAATTTTCTCTGACACCGGGGAGCGGAAATGGAATTGCCCAGGGTTTCTTCAATGAAGATGATTTACTCGATTTCGCCGTCATTGATTTTTCTTCGAATTCGATTTTGATTTATTACGGAAACGGAGATGGAACTTTTAGACTGGGTCAAACGTTAAAGAGTGATCCTGCCTGCCTGCCGGAAAGTGTCTCCTGTTTTGCGGGAACCGGGCCTGTTGCCATTCTCCAGATTGATCTCAATCAGGATAAACAGCTTGATCTTGCGGTGGTGAATCAAAATTCCGGAAGCGTTGCCATTTTACTCGGCTCACGAAAAGGTGTTTTTCGTTTTCATCAATCGGTTCCGGTTGGATCGGGACCGACAAGCATCGCCTCAGGAGACTTTGATCGGGATGGGTTTGTCGATCTGGTAATCGGGGTTGGAGGAAAGATTCCGCCCGCGCTTTCCTTTATTTATAATGACAAGAACACGAATTTTACTTTGAAATCGACTTTAAACTTGTCTGCTCCGCCGCTTTCGCTTGGAGTCGTCGACATCGATCAGGATCAACTCCTGGATGTACTGGTGGGCACCTCAGATTCTATTTTAGTTCTCCGGGGAATAGGACTTCCCCAACCCGGAATAGAAACCTATGCTTTTCCACATCTTACTCAGCCCCCGCTTCTTTTAATGAGTGACTTTGACGGGGATGGAAAGATCGACGCGGCGATTCTCGACCGGCAGCGGGGAAACCTGCGAGTCTATTTGAGAAATAATAAAATTAAAGATATTAAAGGAAATCTCATCGATATTCGATTTGGTTCTCCCTCCTGTTATCCCGTCGCCTGTGACACGGCCAATTCCACCACAGCGACTTTTTCCAAGCTCATTGATTTTAATCAAGATGGATTTGTCGATCTGGTGGTTTCCTATGCCAATAGCCAGATCGCTCTTTTTCCAGGGAAAGGGGATGGGACTTTTAATCCGCCCTTTTATTATCCTTCAGGCGGCTTGATCGACACTTTTACGCTGGGTGATGTAGATGGAAATGGAATGGTCGACCTGATCGGACTTTCAACCTTTTCTTCCTCGGTCATTGTTTTAAAAGGGGAGAACCTTCCTCTGGACGGTGTTTCTGTTTCAGCCCGGTCGATGGAAAGTCTTGATCTTGGAACGGTCTGGTATTTAGAGCCTGACGGGTCGATTAATACGATGAATAAACGTTTTTCAACTTCATCCGGCGGAAAATTTATCATTTTAAACGTTCCTTCTGGCCTTGCCTGGTTAAGGGCTCAAGGCGGTGGCGCAGGGGGGGAAATCATCAATGTGTATCCGAATGCGGCTTCCATTTTGGATCTTTCAACGCATCCTTATTCTCCGCTGGAGGTGGCGGTTTCCGGTTTTGTTTTTGATTCGGTACAAACGCCTATCGGCGATTCAAAAGTTTCTTTTTTAGGAGCATCGGTAGAAGCGGTGACGGGGCCGGTGAAAATCACCCAGACCGGGGCGTCGGATACGGGGGGGGATTACGAGGTGACCTTGCCGGCGCACTCGCCCTACATCGTTAAACTAACGAGACCTTAA